The following proteins come from a genomic window of Anopheles ziemanni chromosome 3, idAnoZiCoDA_A2_x.2, whole genome shotgun sequence:
- the LOC131286752 gene encoding protein NASP homolog, with product MAEKSETLVTKEERTNEAKELFGRGSRNYCMKQYAEAADDLSACCGIYSELYGPLADECGLPYLLYAKSLIALGKDENNLLVPGDDEAEADDDDEEEVEGEEESADGEENEQEEGEEGDKDDGDDAAAMDTNEASEKSAPKEEDKSEAAAVAKENGDAEQENTKQKEETAAEGPSSSTKDAKDDDPQPGPSTSNGASGAGQEEVEDAAGNLQVAWEILELAVKIFEEQGEKAYENLSECYSELAGISFENSHFQEAINDYTKAMEISKKTNKSDLRMLAEVHYKVGLCYLMINDFDSSVKSFHGAVGELDKVIEEVKAKEQTDETKETIEELEETKKEILEKIADVEDAKKTSIEEVKRELSKIIVSGEGESSNGLNNGAGTSSSSSAATNGASNGSATSTAATPPKPANDISHLIKRKKPDSVTTEVEGSPAKKTASETDNVAAAHNASA from the exons ATGGCGGAAAAATCGGAAACACTCGTTACGAAGGAGGAGCGTACCAATGAGGCAAAAGAATTGTTCGGCCGGGGAAGCCGTAATTACTGCATGAAACAATACGCCGAAGCGGCCGATGATCTCAGCGCGTGCTGTGGCATCTACTCCGAGCTGTATGGGCCACTGGCGGACGAGTGCGGGCTGCCATATTTGCTGTATGCAAAATCGCTAATTGCGTTGGGTAAAGATGAGAACAATCTGCTCGTCCCGGGCGACGACGAGGCCGAGgcggatgacgacgacgaagaggagGTGGAAGGGGAGGAGGAGAGCGCTGACGGAGAGGAAAATGAACAAGAAGAGGGTGAAGAGGGCGATaaggatgatggtgatgatgcggCGGCGATGGACACAAATGAAGCCTCGGAGAAGAGTGCCCCAAAAGAGGAGGATAAATCGGAGGCGGCAGCAGTTGCGAAGGAAAATGGGGATGCTGAGCAAGAAAACACgaagcaaaaggaagaaacTGCAGCCGAGGGTCCATCCTCCTCTACAAAGGATGCCAAGGATGATGACCCACAGCCTGGACCGTCCACTTCGAATGGGGCCAGCGGGGCCGGGCAGGAGGAAGTGGAAGACGCAGCAGGCAATCTGCAGGTTGCGTGGGAAATTCTGGAACTGGCTGTAAAGATTTTTGAAGAGCAGGGTGAAAAGGCGTACGAAAATCTTTCCGAGTGCTACTCCGAGTTGGCCGGAATTTCCTTTGAAAACAGTCACTTCCAGGAGGCAATCAATGATTACA cAAAAGCCATGgaaatttctaagaaaacaaacaaatccgaTCTTCGCATGCTGGCCGAGGTGCACTATAAGGTGGGCCTTTGCTATTTGATGATAAACGATTTCGATTCGTCGGTAAAATCGTTCCATGGAGCCGTCGGTGAGCTGGACAAGGTGATCGAGGAAGTAAAAGCAAAGGAACAAACCGACGAGACGAAGGAAACGATCGAAGAGCTGGAAGAGACGAAGAAGGAAATTTTGGAAAAGATTGCAGATGTTGAGGATGCAAAGAAAACG TCCATTGAGGAAGTAAAACGTGAGCTCTCTAAAATTATCGTCTCCGGTGAGGGAGAATCAAGCAACGGGTTGAACAATGGAGCCGGCAcatcctcctcgtcctcggcGGCCACCAATGGTGCCAGTAATGGTTCCGCCACCTcgacagcagcaacaccacccAAACCAGCGAACGACATTTCACATCTCATCAAGCGGAAAAAGCCGGACAGTGTTACTACCGAGGTGGAAGGATCACCCGCTAAAAAGACGGCTTCGGAAACGGACAATGTTGCCGCTGCTCACAACGCTAGTGCGTAA